The proteins below are encoded in one region of Hordeum vulgare subsp. vulgare chromosome 3H, MorexV3_pseudomolecules_assembly, whole genome shotgun sequence:
- the LOC123443978 gene encoding transcription factor GTE4-like, with amino-acid sequence MPSQSSTPVAPPGFPKKPMHYLPAADLPRALERCRRLLDKLLQHEDGWVFAKPVDTHSLDLRDYLSVIAEPMDLGTVSRRLELRRYPNLLSFAKDVRRTFSNAMTYNNKGDDVYESAAKLSRIFESGWASILAALPSPPPVAERRARLKDELPQLPVDLQGKAVVIMKDIGGWIQEVDGRVEVDFDKADEATLDKLEWLLALAAMKLEAGALDNQI; translated from the exons ATGCCGTCCCAAAGCAGCACGCCAGTAGCGCCGCCCGGTTTCCCCAAGAAACCTATGCACTACCTTCCCGCCGCCGATCTTCCCCGCGCCCTTGAACGCTGCCGCAGGCTGCTGGACAAGCTGCTGCAACATGAGGACGGGTGGGTGTTCGCCAAGCCGGTGGATACACACAGCCTCGACCTCCGCGACTACCTCTCCGTCATTGCCGAACCCATGGATCTCGGCACCGTCAGCCGCCGCCTTGAATTGCGTCGCTACCCGAACCTGCTCTCCTTTGCCAAGGATGTCCGGCGTACCTTCAGCAACGCCATGACCTACAACAACAAGGGAGATGATGTGTATGAGAGTGCTGCTAAGCTCTCTCGCATCTTCGAGTCAGGGTGGGCCTCCATTTTGGCGGCgctcccgtcgccgccgccggtcgCTGAGCGCAGGGCAAGGCTCAAGGATGAGCTGCCGCAGCTGCCGGTGGACTTGCAGGGGAAAGCGGTCGTCATTATGAAGGACATAGGCGGGTGGATCCAGGAGGTGGATGGGAGGGTTGAGGTGGATTTCGACAAGGCCGACGAGGCGACTCTTGACAAGCTCGAGTGGCTGCTCGCTCTCGCCGCCATGAAGCTG GAGGCAGGAGCGCTGGATAATCAAATTTGA